A single Triticum dicoccoides isolate Atlit2015 ecotype Zavitan chromosome 2A, WEW_v2.0, whole genome shotgun sequence DNA region contains:
- the LOC119353248 gene encoding uncharacterized protein At5g39570-like: protein MAAADDDGQIDDDEFYEYNPHPYGGGYDIAATYGAPLPPSTSTCYSVSSPAGAPARPSPRPPAPAPVPAPATPQPAPASPAKPRPAPSPEPARTPPFSPVAVPVPVAEPFYWPKPHDYGDAPRWPPVYPTPEVFRRWPYLAAGSHCCHSRGGPRDYWRQCMRGLDFLFGHADGYGERRIGTDCHGVPVYANKKGGVEDAVVVEVPPPTIGNVQWHDAGEVPATGNAQWHGHAEVPAIGNVQWHDHGEVPAIGNVQWHDAGEAHEQSNWLSSYDNAKEDTYAYAHSTYGSYDASYGQSYSVDAVSDEPTWFPNQSYQDVYREEEPRYQEVLPSYGIESTFSSQPIYCYNQHTGEQPLHVQVEPPETFYSHKLEYHENFSTYTNHIDNSEISTQSCQIQPYAYVPDSPVEAYQPSWSMNLGYYQDSAEEVTPQYDNDAFGSGEYGGMASIFSSSSYPQQVEVYEQSYGDENVSLEQNFQSNWNAFSEDTSGITKSVDDCNHLNGSFWPFGEYSTYTV from the exons atggcggccgccgacGACGATGGCCAGATCGACGACGACGAGTTCTACGAGTACAACCCGCACCCTTACGGCGGCGGCTACGACATCGCCGCCACCTACGGCGCACCCCTCCCGCCCTCCACCTCCACGTGCTACTCCGTCTCCTCCCCCGCCGGCGCCCCCGCGCGCCCATCTCCGcggccgcccgcgcccgcgcctgtTCCTGCTCCCGCCACGCCGCAGCCGGCACCAGCTTCGCCCGCGAAGCCTCGGCCGGCCCCATCGCCAGAGCCGGCGAGGACACCGCCCTTTTCGCCGGTTGCGGTGCCGGTGCCGGTCGCGGAGCCGTTCTACTGGCCCAAGCCGCACGACTACGGGGACGCGCCGCGGTGGCCGCCGGTGTACCCCACGCCGGAGGTGTTCCGGCGCTGGCCGTACCTGGCGGCGGGGTCGCATTGCTGCCACTCGCGGGGCGGGCCGCGCGACTACTGGAGGCAGTGCATGCGCGGGCTGGACTTCCTCTTCGGCCACGCCGACGGGTACGGGGAGCGGCGGATCGGGACCGACTGCCACGGGGTCCCCGTGTACGCCAACAAAAAGGGGGGAGTGGAGGACGCCGTGGTCGTGGAGGTGCCGCCGCCGACAATCGGGAATGTGCAGTGGCACGACGCCGGCGAGGTGCCGGCAACTGGGAATGCGCAGTGGCACGGCCACGCCGAGGTGCCGGCCATTGGGAATGTGCAGTGGCACGACCACGGCGAGGTGCCGGCGATTGGGAATGTGCAGTGGCACGACGCCGGCGAGGCGCACGAGCAGAGCAAT TGGCTATCTTCGTACGACAATGCAAAAGAGGATACGTATGCATACGCCCATTCTACGTATGGCTCGTATGACGCGTCCTACGGACAGTCTTACAGTGTTGATGCTGTTTCGGATGAACCTACTTGGTTTCCCAATCAAAGCTACCAGGATGTTTACAGAGAGGAGGAACCTCGGTATCAG GAGGTTTTGCCCAGTTATGGCATAGAAAGCACATTTTCATCTCAACCTATTTATTGTTACAATCAGCACACTGGTGAACAACCACTGCATGTTCAGGTTGAACCTCCGGAAACATTTTATTCTCACAAGTTGGAGTACCACGAG AATTTCTCAACATATACCAACCATATTGATAATTCGGAGATATCGACACAGTCATGTCAGATACAGCCCTATGCATATGTACCTGATAGCCCAGTTGAAGCTTATCAACCTTCTTGGTCGATGAATTTGGGATACTACCAGGACTCCGCAGAAGAGGTGACTCCTCAGTATGATAAC GATGCTTTCGGATCTGGTGAATACGGAGGCATGGCAAGCATATTCTCGTCCTCCTCCTATCCTCAGCAAGTAGAAGTTTATGAGCAATCTTACGGTGATGAGAATGTCTCCTTAGAACAAAATTTCCAGAGCAACTGGAATGCTTTTTCTGAAGATACCTCTGGAATCACTAAATCA GTTGATGATTGCAACCATCTGAATGGCTCCTTCTGGCCCTTTGGAGAATACTCAACATATACTGTATAG